In Gemmatimonadota bacterium, a single genomic region encodes these proteins:
- a CDS encoding beta-propeller fold lactonase family protein, giving the protein MARQTSRSGVPPGPSAGSSRGSGLLRCAAAAWLAACASGGPPRATQAPAPPPLATYRVYVGAESSDQIHRVRFGPGGAVVEKTTPIGELPVEMEGPHGLAISPDGRYVYLSTGHGIPTGKVWKFAAGPDTLVGRPTQLGPFPATLDLTPDGLYAFVVNFNLHGDPVPSSVSVIYTPDLTEAARTTTCAMPHGSRVNPQGTQQYSACMMDDQLVELDTRTFRVSRRFSVAHGAEAPLAAAAAAEGGAAHGAGHRAGAAATVGTPGPMAMPNPSCSPTWAQPSADGSRIYVACNKSDEILEISSGEWRLLRRFPAGRGPYNLAVTPDGRLLVATLKQGAAVQFFDLASGQSLGTTPTSIKVAHGVAVSPDSRYAFVSVEGIGGEPGRVDIYDVRSLRRVASADVGLQASGIAFWRMHPAR; this is encoded by the coding sequence ATGGCGCGCCAGACCTCTCGTTCCGGCGTCCCGCCGGGCCCATCTGCAGGTTCGAGTCGAGGCTCCGGCCTCCTCCGCTGTGCGGCAGCAGCCTGGCTGGCGGCGTGCGCCAGTGGCGGCCCGCCCCGGGCGACGCAGGCGCCGGCGCCGCCGCCACTGGCCACCTACCGGGTCTACGTGGGCGCCGAGTCCTCGGACCAGATCCACCGTGTGCGCTTTGGCCCCGGCGGCGCCGTGGTCGAGAAGACCACGCCCATCGGCGAGCTGCCCGTCGAGATGGAAGGCCCGCACGGGCTGGCCATTTCGCCGGATGGCCGGTACGTCTACCTGAGCACGGGCCACGGCATCCCCACGGGCAAGGTCTGGAAGTTCGCGGCCGGACCGGACACGCTGGTCGGGCGGCCCACGCAGCTCGGGCCGTTCCCCGCCACCCTGGACCTCACGCCGGACGGGCTGTACGCCTTTGTGGTCAACTTCAACCTGCACGGCGATCCCGTCCCTTCTTCCGTCTCGGTCATTTACACCCCCGACCTGACCGAGGCGGCCCGCACCACCACCTGCGCCATGCCGCACGGCAGCCGCGTCAACCCGCAGGGGACGCAGCAGTATTCGGCGTGCATGATGGATGACCAGTTGGTCGAGCTGGACACGCGCACCTTCCGCGTGTCGCGGCGGTTCAGCGTGGCGCACGGGGCGGAGGCTCCGCTGGCGGCAGCGGCGGCGGCCGAGGGCGGGGCGGCCCATGGCGCTGGCCACCGCGCCGGTGCGGCGGCGACCGTGGGCACGCCGGGCCCCATGGCCATGCCCAACCCGAGCTGTTCGCCGACCTGGGCGCAGCCCTCAGCCGACGGCAGCCGCATCTACGTCGCCTGCAACAAGAGCGACGAGATCCTGGAGATCTCCTCTGGCGAATGGCGGCTGCTGCGCCGCTTCCCGGCCGGGCGCGGGCCGTACAACCTGGCGGTAACGCCGGATGGCCGGCTGCTGGTGGCGACGCTCAAGCAGGGCGCGGCCGTGCAGTTCTTCGACCTGGCCAGCGGGCAGAGCCTGGGGACCACGCCCACCTCCATCAAGGTGGCGCACGGCGTCGCGGTCTCGCCCGACTCGCGCTATGCCTTCGTCAGTGTCGAGGGCATTGGCGGCGAGCCGGGGAGGGTGGACATCTACGATGTGCGCTCGCTCCGGCGCGTCGCTTCCGCAGACGTTGGCCTGCAGGCCAGCGGCATCGCCTTCTGGAGGATGCACCCTGCGCGTTGA
- a CDS encoding type II toxin-antitoxin system HicB family antitoxin — translation MIEAKQKKGAVMYRSFTMVVERDPESGWLVGEIVELPGCYTQAPDLPALEENMLEAIMAYLQTTELEEPLPDYVGTLRIELPS, via the coding sequence TTGATCGAAGCTAAACAAAAAAAGGGGGCGGTAATGTACAGGTCGTTCACAATGGTCGTGGAAAGAGATCCGGAAAGCGGCTGGTTGGTCGGTGAAATCGTGGAATTGCCAGGTTGCTACACCCAGGCGCCGGACCTCCCCGCGCTTGAAGAGAACATGCTGGAGGCCATTATGGCCTACCTTCAGACGACCGAGCTCGAGGAGCCCCTCCCGGATTACGTGGGAACTTTGCGGATCGAGTTACCCTCTTGA